A genomic region of Seriola aureovittata isolate HTS-2021-v1 ecotype China chromosome 21, ASM2101889v1, whole genome shotgun sequence contains the following coding sequences:
- the patl2 gene encoding protein PAT1 homolog 2: MSDSRQQQETEKVSEPQWPENGGEWSDGEDGTNMDCGLLQAMAEEDEAINIFNEETFGMDLDAHGTTEHPSGSLQFGEPPAPPPTPPPPDPKPLSPHSSPSPPRQRQQYLPRAPPGQRSRGRGHRGGLGRGQMFEDPAVMRIVEGRPSLKSLDSAIVDCGNAMFHKTFEDDWMAPSYRKTRRISGSLLQDSAIVCVIDGHRGRGQHLTSNFLDLPYPVSSFRGRRGELRGPYYRRQFGQRGHSQMQAPIAPGSPIFSRQPLTPRQHYNQTGRFMFPSTHRCPSTPQSLNPKMMQLRFGANSPRPSPFDSPSSNPVQHFRYPGPVTQLHPQHKRLLSQKQRIFQRKSEGWDPYRNLMTGKEKEWITRLQMIQLQSENPYLEDYYYQEYYRRIEAKMAEEELGIRSKREPPKLTTPYITKTDTYTPVVHIEGSLGQVAVSTCYSPRRAISAVHAVQAQCPLEEQKDTRQQRLEVLSKIEKLFMALLEVEETERMKTTVLSEAEERRLMEKTQRKVEHIYSQLQHHDPLDSGGEFLPFLVVSKGKRLFARLLPFLKHDSAMKILCIVASNLPTLMSRDAEEALPVLYPPLRKVIGGLAFSQLIRVLKDLTSSESLSTYECLTLACQNKFGLSLLYALLSHGEKLLSSGVPLEPSIGDFETWTDTIFQVAGQLSQCSLVEPLLLPSNLLTLFCRYLDKRTVHQLKNNMESATGFLALPS; the protein is encoded by the exons atgaGTGATTCACGACAGCAACAA GAGACTGAAAAAGTGTCTGAGCCTCAGTGGCCTGAGAATGGAGGTGAGTGGAGTGATGGAGAGGATGGGACCAACATGGACTGTGGGCTCCTGCAGGCCATGGCTGAGGAGGATGAGGCGATAAATATCTTCAATGAAGAGACGTTTGGAATGG ATCTTGATGCACATGGGACCACAGAGCATCCCAGCGGCAGTCTTCAGTTTGGAGAGCCACCAGCTCCTCCGCCAACACCTCCACCACCAGACCCCAAACCTCTGTCTCCCCACagctccccctcccctcccagaCAGAGGCAACAGTATCTGCCCCGGGCTCCCCCTGGGCAGCGTAGCAGAGGTAGAGGACACAGGGGAGGGCTGGGCAGGGGGCAAATGTTTGAAGACCCGGCTGTGATGAGGATAGTGGAGGGGCGTCCAAGCCTCAAG AGTCTTGACAGTGCCATAGTGGACTGTGGGAACGCCATGTTCCATAAAACCTTTGAAGATGAT tggaTGGCACCCTCTTACAGAAAAACCAGACGGATCTCAGGATCACTACTTCAG GACAGTGCTATAGTTTGTGTGATTGATGGTCACAGAGGCAGAGGTCAGCACCTGACCTCCAACTTCCTGGATTTGCCATATCCTGTCTCTTCCTTCAGGGGCAGGAGAGGGGAACTCAGAGGACCCTACTACAGGAGACAGTTTGGCCAAAGAGGCCACTCTCAG ATGCAAGCACCAATAGCACCAGGATCACCCATCTTCTCACGTCAACCTTTGACCCCGCGGCAGCATTACAATCAG ACGGGGAGATTCATGTTTCCTTCAACCCACCGCTGCCCCTCCACTCCTCAGTCTTTGAATCCTAAAATGATGCAGCTGCGCTTTGGTGCCAACTCACCAAGACCGTCCCCCTTTGACAGCCCCTCGTCTAATCCAGTGCAGCATTTCAG GTACCCTGGTCCTGTCACCCAGCTCCACCCTCAACATAAACGATTACTTAGTCAAAAACAGCGTATATTCCAAAG AAAATCGGAGGGTTGGGATCCTTACCGTAACCTCATGACGGGCAAAGAGAAGGAGTGGATCACCAGGCTGCAGATGATTCAGCTGCAGAGTGAGAATCCTTACCTTGAGGACTACTATTACCAG GAGTACTATCGACGAATAGAAGCCAAGATGGCCGAGGAAGAGCTTGGCATCAGGAGCAAGAGGGAGCCACCCAAGCTCACCACACCTTACATCACAAAGACTGACACCTACACACCAG TGGTGCACATTGAAGGCTCTTTGGGTCAAGTTGCTGTGTCCACATGTTACTCTCCTCGTCGTGCCATCAGTGCAGTTCACGCAGTCCAAGCTCAGTGTCCGCTTGAG GAACAAAAAGACACCAGACAACAGCGGTTAGAGGTCCTCAGCAAAATAGAAAAG CTGTTCATGGCTCTGTTGGAGGTcgaggaaacagagaggatgAAAACCACAGTCTTGTCTGAAGCAGAAGAAAGAAGGCTGATGGAGAAGACCCAGAGGAAGGTGGAGCACATCTACTCCCAGCTGCAACACCACGACCCTCT AGATTCAGGAGGGGAGTTTCTTCCTTTCCTGGTGGTCTCAAAAGGCAAAAGGCTTTTCGCCCGTCTGCTCCCGTTCCTGAAACATGATTCTGCAATGAAAATCTTGTGTATTGTGGCCTCTAACCTTCCTACACTGATGAGCCGAGATGCAGAAGAG GCGCTCCCAGTGCTCTACCCACCTCTTCGAAAAGTGATTGGTGGCCTGGCGTTCAGTCAGCTGATTAGGGTCCTCAAAGATCTGACGTCATCGGAGTCTCTATCAACATACGAGTGCCTTACACTGGCATGTCAGAACAAG TTTGGACTGTCCTTACTGTATGCTCTCCTGTCCCATGGAGAGAAGCTGCTGTCTTCAGGTGTTCCTCTCGAGCCCAGCATCGGTGACTTTGAGACCTG GACTGACACAATATTCCAGGTGGCGGGACAGCTGTCCCAGTGTTCACTGGTGGAGCCGCTCCTTCTGCCTTCAAACCTGCTCACTCTCTTCTGCCGTTACCTGGACAAGCGGACTGTGCAtcagctgaaaaacaacatgga GTCTGCGACTGGATTCTTGGCTCTTCCATCTTAA
- the LOC130162303 gene encoding transforming growth factor beta-1-induced transcript 1 protein-like isoform X1: MEDLGVPEPPNYPLSPRIVVFDALLADLENTGSPLARCPVLLTSDPPQNAESATQDPAVSRPPPPAYTPQQTVSAAMKTSQNSNPDKLYSTVCKPRSPRTADPPPAFSSTSLLGGGLSELDHLLQELNATQFNITDEILAQFPSSKKDERDKIKDKATTSSSSSSAKPSATSATLELDKLMASLSDFRVQSTPAAPVTPVVTAAQQPAAPPQASSGGSLDSMLGLLQSDLSRQGVQTSSKGNCSACQKPVVGQVVTALGKVWHPEHFVCTECETELGSRNFFEKDGRPYCESDYFTLFSPHCAHCNKPILNKMVTALDKNWHPECFCCVKCSRAFGEEGFHDREGQQYCQQCFLTLFASRCQGCSQPILENYISALNSLWHPQCFVCRECYSPFVNGSFFEHEGKPLCEAHYHQSRGSVCQACQQPILGRCVTAMGAKFHPHHLVCHFCLKPLSKGCFKEQENKPYCHPCFIKLFG; the protein is encoded by the exons ATGGAGGATTTGG GAGTGCCTGAGCCACCTAACTACCCTCTCAGTCCTCGTATTGTTGTGTTTG ACGCCCTTCTTGCTGATCTGGAGAACACTGGCTCTCCTCTGGCTCGATGTCCCGTACTGCTCACCTCTGACCCTCCTCAAAATGCTGAATCTGCCACCCAGGACCCCGCCGTGTCCCGGCCACCGCCACCCGCCTACACCCCACAGCAG actgtttctgctgcaatGAAGACCTCCCAGAACTCCAACCCAGACAAATTATACAG CACAGTGTGTAAACCGCGCTCTCCCCGCACGGCAGATCCTCCTCCagccttctcctccacctcgcTGTTGGGAGGAGGTCTGAGTGAACTGGACCATCTGTTACAGGAGCTCAACGCCACCCAGTTCAACATCACAG ATGAGATCCTGGCCCAGTTCCCTTCTTCTAAGAAAGATGAGAGGGACAAGATTAAGGATAAGGCCacaacttcctcctcctcgAG CTCTGCAAAGCCTTCAGCAACATCAGCCACACTGGAACTGGACAAACTGATGGCCTCTCTGTCTGACTTCAGAGTCCAGAGCACA CCAGCTGCGCCCGTCACTCCGGTGGTGACAGCAGCGCAGCAGCCCGCCGCCCCCCCACAAGCCTCATCTGGCGGCTCATTGGACAGCATGCTGGGGCTGCTTCAATCAGACCTGAGCCGACAAGGAGTTCAAACATCCTCCAAGGGAAACTGTTCAGCCTGCCAGAAACCAGTAGTAGGACAG GTAGTGACGGCTCTGGGGAAGGTGTGGCACCCGGAGCATTTTGTGTGCACCGAGTGTGAGACAGAGTTGGGCAGTCGCAACTTCTTTGAGAAGGACGGGCGACCATACTGCGAGTCGGACTACTTCACCCTCTTCTCCCCTCACTGTGCGCACTGCAACAAGCCCATACTAAAT AAAATGGTCACCGCTCTGGACAAGAACTGGCACCCAGAGTGCTTCTGCTGTGTGAAGTGCAGCCGGGCGTTTGGAGAGGAAG GTTTCCATGACCGTGAGGGCCAGCAGTACTGCCAGCAGTGCTTCTTGACTCTGTTTGCTTCCCGCTGTCAAGGCTGCAGCCAGCCCATTCTGGAAAACTACATCTCAGCTCTCAACTCTCTCTGGCACCCACAGTGTTTCGTATGTAGG GAGTGCTACAGCCCCTTTGTTAACGGCAGCTTCTTCGAACATGAGGGTAAGCCGCTGTGCGAGGCCCACTACCACCAGTCCCGCGGCAGCGTGTGTCAGGCCTGCCAACAGCCGATCCTGGGCCGCTGCGTCACCGCAATGGGGGCCAAATTCCACCCCCACCACCTCGTGTGTCACTTCTGCCTGAAGCCCCTGAGCAAAGGCTGCTTCAAGGAGCAGGAGAACAAGCCCTACTGCCACCCCTGCTTCATCAAACTCTTTGGTTGA
- the LOC130162303 gene encoding transforming growth factor beta-1-induced transcript 1 protein-like isoform X2: MEDLDALLADLENTGSPLARCPVLLTSDPPQNAESATQDPAVSRPPPPAYTPQQTVSAAMKTSQNSNPDKLYSTVCKPRSPRTADPPPAFSSTSLLGGGLSELDHLLQELNATQFNITDEILAQFPSSKKDERDKIKDKATTSSSSSSAKPSATSATLELDKLMASLSDFRVQSTPAAPVTPVVTAAQQPAAPPQASSGGSLDSMLGLLQSDLSRQGVQTSSKGNCSACQKPVVGQVVTALGKVWHPEHFVCTECETELGSRNFFEKDGRPYCESDYFTLFSPHCAHCNKPILNKMVTALDKNWHPECFCCVKCSRAFGEEGFHDREGQQYCQQCFLTLFASRCQGCSQPILENYISALNSLWHPQCFVCRECYSPFVNGSFFEHEGKPLCEAHYHQSRGSVCQACQQPILGRCVTAMGAKFHPHHLVCHFCLKPLSKGCFKEQENKPYCHPCFIKLFG, translated from the exons ATGGAGGATTTGG ACGCCCTTCTTGCTGATCTGGAGAACACTGGCTCTCCTCTGGCTCGATGTCCCGTACTGCTCACCTCTGACCCTCCTCAAAATGCTGAATCTGCCACCCAGGACCCCGCCGTGTCCCGGCCACCGCCACCCGCCTACACCCCACAGCAG actgtttctgctgcaatGAAGACCTCCCAGAACTCCAACCCAGACAAATTATACAG CACAGTGTGTAAACCGCGCTCTCCCCGCACGGCAGATCCTCCTCCagccttctcctccacctcgcTGTTGGGAGGAGGTCTGAGTGAACTGGACCATCTGTTACAGGAGCTCAACGCCACCCAGTTCAACATCACAG ATGAGATCCTGGCCCAGTTCCCTTCTTCTAAGAAAGATGAGAGGGACAAGATTAAGGATAAGGCCacaacttcctcctcctcgAG CTCTGCAAAGCCTTCAGCAACATCAGCCACACTGGAACTGGACAAACTGATGGCCTCTCTGTCTGACTTCAGAGTCCAGAGCACA CCAGCTGCGCCCGTCACTCCGGTGGTGACAGCAGCGCAGCAGCCCGCCGCCCCCCCACAAGCCTCATCTGGCGGCTCATTGGACAGCATGCTGGGGCTGCTTCAATCAGACCTGAGCCGACAAGGAGTTCAAACATCCTCCAAGGGAAACTGTTCAGCCTGCCAGAAACCAGTAGTAGGACAG GTAGTGACGGCTCTGGGGAAGGTGTGGCACCCGGAGCATTTTGTGTGCACCGAGTGTGAGACAGAGTTGGGCAGTCGCAACTTCTTTGAGAAGGACGGGCGACCATACTGCGAGTCGGACTACTTCACCCTCTTCTCCCCTCACTGTGCGCACTGCAACAAGCCCATACTAAAT AAAATGGTCACCGCTCTGGACAAGAACTGGCACCCAGAGTGCTTCTGCTGTGTGAAGTGCAGCCGGGCGTTTGGAGAGGAAG GTTTCCATGACCGTGAGGGCCAGCAGTACTGCCAGCAGTGCTTCTTGACTCTGTTTGCTTCCCGCTGTCAAGGCTGCAGCCAGCCCATTCTGGAAAACTACATCTCAGCTCTCAACTCTCTCTGGCACCCACAGTGTTTCGTATGTAGG GAGTGCTACAGCCCCTTTGTTAACGGCAGCTTCTTCGAACATGAGGGTAAGCCGCTGTGCGAGGCCCACTACCACCAGTCCCGCGGCAGCGTGTGTCAGGCCTGCCAACAGCCGATCCTGGGCCGCTGCGTCACCGCAATGGGGGCCAAATTCCACCCCCACCACCTCGTGTGTCACTTCTGCCTGAAGCCCCTGAGCAAAGGCTGCTTCAAGGAGCAGGAGAACAAGCCCTACTGCCACCCCTGCTTCATCAAACTCTTTGGTTGA
- the LOC130162318 gene encoding elongin-B-like has product MDVFLMIRRHKTTIFTDAKESTTVYELKRIVEGILKRPPEDQRLYKDDQLLEDSKTLGDCGFTNQTARPQAPATVGLAFRVNDEMFEQLHIEAFSSPPELPDVMKPQDSGSTANEQAVQ; this is encoded by the exons ATG GACGTGTTCTTAATGATTCGACGTCACAAGACTACAATCTTCACAGATGCCAAGGAGTCCACCACTGTCTATGAGCTGAAGCGTATTGTTGAAGGAATCCTTAAAAGACCACCTGAAGACCAGCGGCTTTACAAA GATGACCAGTTGTTAGAAGACAGCAAAACTCTGGGTGACTGTGGATTCACCAACCAGACTGCCAGACCTCAAGCCCCAGCTACAGTTGGTCTGGCCTTCCGCGTAAATG ATGAGATGTTTGAGCAGCTGCACATTGAGGCCTTCTCCAGCCCCCCAGAACTCCCTGATGTGATGAAGCCTCAGGACTCCGGTAGCACTGCCAACGAACAGGCGGTGCAGTGA